Proteins encoded in a region of the Amyelois transitella isolate CPQ chromosome 9, ilAmyTran1.1, whole genome shotgun sequence genome:
- the LOC106130355 gene encoding TBC1 domain family member 5: MENINNSNSHSPSSPSKEIIEIKDYHLQLPEWGLECLQNAAIQQRVPRPRSLAWAIMLNAVPQPNQDIVSSVRTHRNFYNDLKSKLSMDPRAVIGDDPLSQNDESVWKQHFCDNELKALILQDVVRTFPDELYFREKEVQDIMVEVLFFWARSHSHVGYRQGMHEILAPLLLELYLDRKFAPNNLSDTLKYVLQEEYLEHDSYMLFNAIMKGLEKFYTTGDIVPTSEGRMPTSNVVHNPNEVVRYLEKIRDEYLVPLDPELAAHLTECNISLELFGIRWLRLLFGREFPRSELPHLWGFLFADGPTLPHIHFVVIAMLISNRNTLVHPEPGVVLSALMRPSPAPAPHVCALALHLRRPLAWPRPPPPAPAHAHAERWPDPPEEDSGSEGVAEGADVARELAALALVRSQLPRAAAALALALPRPPPHVAQPLQQILQLAALIQCRNHALVDVETALEAAEGQSATTTTTRKQIVPVAIPLRRGTTQKPTAPKLKEVQLKVFNQSECTPSDLPFMDPLRSRTE, from the exons atg gaAAATATCAATAACTCAAACTCACACTCTCCAAGTTCACCGTCGAAGGAAATAATAGAAATCAAGGATTACCA CTTGCAGCTGCCTGAGTGGGGGCTGGAATGCCTGCAGAATGCAGCAATACAGCAAAGGGTGCCTAGACCAAGGAGTTTGGCCTGGGCCATCATGTTGAATGCGGTGCCTCAGCCTAACCAGGATATTGTATCAAG TGTTCGGACTCACAGGAATTTCTATAATGACTTGAAATCCAAGCTGTCAATGGACCCACGAGCAGTCATCGGCGATGATCCTCTGTCACAAAATGACgag agtGTATGGAAACAACATTTCTGTGATAATGAACTGAAAGCACTGATTCTACAAGATGTCGTGAGAACCTTCCCTGACGAGCTGTATTTCAGGGAAAAAGAAGTACAGGACATTATG GTAgaagtattatttttctggGCGCGTTCTCACTCGCACGTGGGCTACAGACAAGGAATGCACGAGATATTAGCGCCTCTTCTTCTTGAACTCTATTTAGATAGGAAATTTGCACCAAACAATTTAAG tgaTACATTGAAATACGTTTTGCAAGAAGAATATCTTGAACATGACAGCTA CATGCTCTTCAACGCTATAATGAAGGGCTTGGAAAAGTTTTACACGACGGGGGATATAGTGCCTACCTCCGAAGGAAGGATGCCCACTTCTAATGTAgttcat AATCCAAATGAAGTTGTAAGATATTTAGAAAAGATAAGAGACGAATATTTAGTTCCGCTCGACCCTGAGTTGGCCGCTCATCTCACCGAATGCAATATATCACTGGAGCTATTTGGAAT TCGATGGCTCCGACTGCTTTTCGGCCGGGAATTCCCGCGGTCCGAGTTGCCCCACCTGTGGGGATTCCTGTTCGCCGACGGCCCCACTTTGCCCCACATACACTTCGTTGTCATCGCTATGTTAATATCTAATAGGAATACGC TGGTGCACCCGGAGCCGGGAGTGGTGCTGTCGGCGCTGATGCGGCCGAGccctgcgcccgcgccgcacGTGTGCGCGCTGGCGCTGCACCTGCGGCGGCCGCTGGCGtggccgcgcccgccgccgcccgcgcctgCGCACGCGCACGCCGAGCGCTGGCCCGACCCGCCGGAGGAGGACTCCGGCTCGGAAGGAGTGGCTGAAG GTGCGGATGTCGCCCGCGAACTAGCTGCTCTCGCGCTTGTACGCTCGCAGCTTCCCCGCGCGGCGGCCGCTCTCGCGTTAGCGCTGCCCCGACCCCCGCCACATGTTGCGCAACCTCTGCAGCAAATACTGCAG TTGGCAGCTTTAATCCAATGTCGAAATCATGCGTTAGTCGACGTAGAAACGGCGCTAGAAGCGGCCGAAGGGCAATCCGCCACGACCACAACCACTCGCAAACAAATCGTTCCTGTCGCGATTCCCCTTCGACGTGGTACTACCCAAAAACCGACCGCGCCTAAACTAAAAGAAGTACAATTAAAAGTATTCAATCAATCGGAGTGTACGCCTAGTGATTTACCCTTCATGGACCCCTTGAGGTCTAGGACAGAGTGA